The Streptococcus sp. 29896 genome includes a region encoding these proteins:
- the rpsF gene encoding 30S ribosomal protein S6, with amino-acid sequence MAKYEILYIIRPNIEEEAKNALVARFDSILTDNGATIVESKAWEKRRLAYEIKDFREGLYHIVNVEASNDEALKEFDRLSKINGDILRHMIVKLDA; translated from the coding sequence ATGGCTAAATACGAAATTCTTTACATTATTCGTCCAAACATTGAAGAAGAAGCTAAAAACGCTTTGGTAGCACGCTTTGACTCTATCTTGACAGACAACGGTGCAACAATCGTTGAATCAAAAGCATGGGAAAAACGTCGCCTTGCATACGAAATCAAAGATTTCCGCGAAGGTTTGTACCACATCGTTAACGTTGAAGCAAGCAACGACGAAGCTCTTAAAGAGTTTGACCGTTTGTCAAAAATCAACGGCGACATTCTTCGTCACATGATTGTCAAACTTGACGCGTAA
- a CDS encoding single-stranded DNA-binding protein — MINNVVLVGRMTRDAELRYTPSNQAVATFTLAVNRNFKNQSGEREADFINVVIWRQQAENLANWAKKGALIGVTGRIQTRSYDNQQGQRVYVTEVVAESFQLLESRTAREGQGGAYQSNPGNSFAGGSDFGSSYQAPAQSTPNFAREESPFGSSNPMDISDDDLPF, encoded by the coding sequence ATGATAAATAATGTAGTATTGGTCGGTCGCATGACCCGTGATGCAGAACTTCGTTACACTCCGTCAAACCAGGCTGTTGCGACTTTTACACTTGCGGTTAACCGTAATTTTAAAAATCAAAGCGGTGAGCGTGAAGCGGATTTTATCAACGTAGTCATTTGGCGCCAACAAGCTGAAAACTTAGCAAATTGGGCTAAAAAAGGTGCTCTGATTGGGGTTACAGGTCGAATTCAGACCCGTAGCTACGATAACCAACAAGGGCAACGTGTCTATGTGACTGAGGTGGTTGCAGAAAGTTTCCAACTCTTGGAAAGCCGTACTGCCCGTGAAGGACAAGGTGGAGCTTATCAATCAAACCCAGGCAACTCGTTTGCTGGTGGAAGTGATTTTGGTTCATCCTACCAAGCGCCTGCACAATCGACGCCAAACTTTGCGCGTGAAGAAAGTCCATTCGGTTCAAGTAATCCAATGGATATTTCAGATGATGACCTACCATTCTAG
- the rpsR gene encoding 30S ribosomal protein S18, which yields MAQQRRGGFKRRKKVDYIAANKIEYVDYKDTELLSRFISERGKILPRRVTGTSAKNQRKVTTAIKRARVMALLPFVNED from the coding sequence ATGGCTCAACAACGTCGTGGCGGTTTCAAACGCCGTAAAAAAGTTGACTATATCGCAGCTAACAAAATTGAATATGTTGATTACAAAGATACTGAGCTTCTTAGCCGTTTCATCTCAGAACGTGGAAAAATCCTTCCACGTCGTGTAACTGGAACTTCAGCTAAAAACCAACGTAAAGTAACAACAGCTATCAAACGTGCTCGCGTTATGGCACTTCTACCATTCGTAAACGAAGATTAA